One window of the Prochlorococcus marinus XMU1411 genome contains the following:
- a CDS encoding DUF3067 family protein, whose product MNPLLVDEVIHYLIHRWGKKYDFRLFRRGKFVYFQMMWGFLGQESFPLSEDEYKKSIADKIEILNRCGYSEEVREWLKKVNAKPRLGRAVSLQLNLNEKMKEFLT is encoded by the coding sequence ATGAACCCATTGCTCGTAGATGAAGTTATACATTATTTGATTCATCGCTGGGGGAAAAAATATGATTTTAGACTCTTTAGAAGAGGAAAATTTGTATATTTTCAAATGATGTGGGGATTTCTTGGACAGGAATCATTCCCTTTAAGTGAAGATGAATATAAAAAATCGATAGCTGATAAAATCGAGATTTTAAATAGATGTGGATATTCTGAAGAAGTAAGAGAATGGCTAAAGAAAGTCAATGCTAAGCCGAGGTTAGGTAGAGCTGTCAGCTTGCAATTAAATCTTAATGAGAAGATGAAAGAGTTTTTGACTTAA
- the tatC gene encoding twin-arginine translocase subunit TatC — protein MRGSGQSENKLSDSMTFSDHLEELRQRILHSIYSILISIFFSFLIIKPLISFLEIPAGDIHLLQLAPGEFLFVAIKVAGYSGLIVSMPYIFYQIILFISPGLTKQEKSLILPAVFGSGLLFFLGLIFSWWILVPAAINFFISFGADIVEPTWSIERYFDFVLLLMSSTAIAFQLPVLQFILGSLGIITTEKMISNWKIVVISSAILSAVITPSTDPLTMSLLSISIVFLFFVGTGLTYLSENLKSKTLSSSH, from the coding sequence ATGAGAGGTTCAGGTCAAAGTGAGAATAAATTATCAGATTCGATGACTTTTAGTGATCATTTAGAGGAGCTGCGTCAAAGGATCCTACACTCAATTTACTCAATACTTATTTCAATATTCTTCAGTTTTCTCATCATAAAGCCATTAATATCTTTTTTAGAAATCCCAGCTGGTGATATTCATTTACTACAACTTGCTCCAGGAGAGTTTTTATTTGTCGCTATTAAAGTTGCAGGTTACAGCGGATTAATAGTTTCTATGCCTTATATTTTTTATCAAATAATATTATTTATTTCTCCTGGTTTAACAAAACAAGAAAAAAGCCTTATATTGCCCGCAGTTTTTGGCTCAGGTCTTCTGTTTTTTTTAGGATTAATTTTTTCCTGGTGGATATTAGTCCCTGCAGCAATAAATTTCTTCATTAGTTTTGGTGCTGATATTGTTGAACCAACTTGGTCTATAGAAAGATATTTTGATTTTGTTCTGTTATTAATGTCTAGCACTGCAATAGCTTTTCAATTGCCAGTATTACAATTTATTCTTGGTTCTCTTGGAATAATTACAACAGAAAAAATGATTTCGAATTGGAAGATCGTTGTAATTTCCTCTGCAATATTATCTGCAGTGATTACCCCTTCAACAGACCCATTGACTATGTCATTGCTATCTATATCGATTGTGTTTTTATTTTTTGTGGGTACTGGTTTAACTTACTTATCAGAAAATCTTAAGTCAAAAACTCTTTCATCTTCTCATTAA
- the petC gene encoding cytochrome b6-f complex iron-sulfur subunit — protein sequence MTQLSSNDVPSMGRRQFMNLLTFGTATGVALGALYPVANYFMPLRAGGGGGGTSAKDELGNPISKTGWLATHQAGDRSLVQGLKGDPTYLIVNEGGEIGEFGLNAICTHLGCVVPWDSGANKFICPCHGSQYDTNGKVVRGPAPLSLALAHVDIEDDAVLVKQWSETDFRTNENPWWA from the coding sequence ATGACTCAATTAAGTTCCAATGATGTCCCATCAATGGGTCGAAGGCAATTTATGAATCTTCTTACATTTGGTACTGCAACTGGTGTAGCTTTAGGAGCCCTTTACCCTGTAGCTAATTATTTCATGCCTTTAAGAGCAGGCGGTGGTGGTGGTGGAACTTCTGCTAAAGATGAATTAGGGAATCCAATAAGTAAGACAGGTTGGTTAGCTACCCATCAAGCAGGAGACAGAAGTCTTGTGCAGGGTCTAAAGGGAGATCCAACTTATTTAATAGTTAATGAGGGTGGGGAAATAGGAGAATTTGGTTTAAATGCAATTTGTACTCATTTAGGTTGCGTTGTCCCATGGGATAGTGGTGCTAATAAATTTATATGTCCTTGTCATGGCAGTCAGTACGATACTAATGGGAAAGTAGTAAGAGGGCCTGCTCCTTTATCTTTAGCCCTAGCGCATGTCGATATTGAAGATGATGCTGTACTCGTTAAACAATGGTCAGAAACTGACTTTAGAACCAATGAAAATCCATGGTGGGCATAA